A genome region from Euphorbia lathyris chromosome 4, ddEupLath1.1, whole genome shotgun sequence includes the following:
- the LOC136227662 gene encoding uncharacterized protein encodes MASLYLLKSTSSPISVSQSDFPAKSNCRKTVIRLKSYSSFSWRRCVRRPNLRISCSVREEDNQTNGDEPPESLFMKELKRRGMNPTQLLEESTKSSYGAGDEMKIGEEARDFFKRNTVSTGFDQSLSNQRERSMALNSEGLEGLIPRAKLLLTLGGTFFLAFWPLILSTVGFFSAVYLYFGSDFVHDGTDVAKSLPQYVDPYELLEDERISQIAPSLK; translated from the exons ATGGCTTCTTTGTACTTACTGAAATCCACTTCGTCTCCGATTTCCGTTTCCCAATCTGATTTTCCCGCTAAATCAAATTGCCGGAAAACAGTCATTAGATTGAAAAGTTATAGTAGTTTTAGCTGGAGAAGATGCGTCCGGAGGCCGAATTTGAGGATTAGTTGCTCTGTGCGAGAAGAAGATAATCAAACCAACG GCGATGAACCGCCGGAGTCGTTGTTTATGAAAGAATTGAAGAGGAGAGGAATGAATCCTACTCAATTGCTTGAAGAGTCTACGAAGAGCAGTTATGGTGCAGGAGATGAGATGAAGATTGGAGAAGAGGCTAGAGATTTCTTCAAAAGAAACACAGTATCAACTGGATTTGATCAGAGCCTTTCTAATCAAAGGGAGCGATCCATGGCATTGAACAGTGAAGGCCTTGAG GGTTTAATTCCTCGTGCCAAACTTTTGCTTACACTTGGAGGAACTTTTTTCTTGGCATTCTGGCCTTTGATTCTCAGTACTGTGGGATTTTTTTCTGCAGTCTACCTA TATTTTGGATCCGATTTTGTCCACGACGGAACTGACGTAGCCAAATCATTGCCACAATATGTTGATCCGTACGAACTTCTGGAAGACGAAAGAATATCACAAATAGCTCCTAGTTTAAAATGA